One genomic region from Pyrobaculum islandicum DSM 4184 encodes:
- a CDS encoding PaREP1 family protein, giving the protein MYLFVVSTEFLERPLPKPTGEGYITARLLEALVETGLALEFLRRGLVRNAAGKAFQAWRAYMAALMRLELEKLKAAAKSEEERRWLESTAVPRLPTTKMKRLSQMLEEVGHAGVLPYTAVALDLHDYQYHGPDPDAALSKYTSREEAARDVVALLRELARRVEAVRARVKWTGELERALAEVRGVLGG; this is encoded by the coding sequence GTGTATCTTTTTGTGGTGTCCACCGAGTTTTTAGAGAGGCCTCTGCCTAAGCCCACCGGCGAGGGGTACATTACGGCGCGTCTTCTGGAGGCTCTTGTGGAGACTGGGCTTGCGCTGGAGTTCCTACGGCGCGGTCTTGTGAGGAATGCGGCGGGGAAGGCCTTCCAGGCTTGGAGGGCATACATGGCGGCTCTCATGAGGCTAGAGCTCGAGAAGCTCAAGGCCGCCGCCAAGAGCGAAGAGGAGAGGCGCTGGCTGGAGTCCACAGCCGTCCCCCGCCTCCCCACAACCAAGATGAAAAGACTCTCACAGATGCTTGAAGAGGTGGGGCACGCTGGCGTTTTGCCTTATACGGCTGTAGCCCTCGATCTCCACGACTACCAGTACCACGGGCCGGACCCGGACGCCGCCCTCTCAAAATACACGTCTAGGGAGGAGGCGGCGAGAGACGTTGTGGCGCTGTTGCGCGAGCTAGCCAGACGTGTGGAGGCTGTGAGGGCGAGGGTGAAGTGGACGGGGGAGCTAGAGAGGGCTTTGGCTGAGGTGAGGGGGGTTCTTGGGGGGTAG
- a CDS encoding phosphate signaling complex PhoU family protein yields MRRLLDLAEEEISKRLREGAKLAVEALSTALSGGVSAEKIREVASRLHNIHDEVSDLVMETVARYNPVAIDLRFLKSALFISYDLYRIARYAYDIAIVVEKLGGGCQSKKVQEVGNVVIHMVTTAVDMFLNRDISKLEEVVKLDDEVVDKSYEEALMEVLKGADRCKVMETVILRLLERASDHAVYITNHVYYLITGKARPHAPGRGAPQ; encoded by the coding sequence ATGCGGAGACTTCTAGATCTGGCAGAAGAGGAGATTTCTAAGAGACTTAGAGAAGGCGCTAAGCTTGCCGTAGAGGCTTTATCTACGGCGTTGTCAGGAGGTGTAAGTGCAGAAAAAATTAGAGAGGTCGCCTCTAGATTACACAACATACATGACGAAGTCTCCGACCTAGTTATGGAGACAGTCGCCCGTTACAACCCCGTGGCTATAGACTTACGTTTTTTAAAAAGCGCGCTTTTTATTTCCTACGACTTATATAGAATAGCGCGCTACGCCTACGACATAGCTATAGTAGTTGAAAAACTCGGCGGCGGATGTCAGTCTAAAAAAGTCCAAGAGGTGGGCAACGTGGTTATACATATGGTCACCACAGCGGTAGATATGTTCCTCAACCGCGACATTTCAAAACTAGAAGAGGTAGTGAAATTAGACGACGAGGTAGTAGATAAAAGCTACGAAGAGGCACTTATGGAGGTGCTAAAAGGCGCAGATAGGTGTAAAGTTATGGAGACGGTAATCCTCAGACTACTTGAAAGAGCGTCAGACCACGCCGTCTATATAACCAACCACGTGTATTATTTAATCACAGGGAAGGCCCGCCCCCACGCCCCTGGTAGAGGAGCACCGCAATGA
- a CDS encoding AAA family ATPase — protein MVFFSSGEQLGLGVAMRVLMRDLGPVREGEVELGDVTLFMGPPNTGKSYALRAIYAKLSPLDRYAAGRVEGRLSTRIAEYLKRGFRAEMSASVRRLVSGVVELVATLRSGGREEARTVLGRMGEVGLQVAEAGGSVVVRGPPMEWAVDVGVLRKMAADAFYGFMAELVPVRGVDAVRLEPLEPLDVVGALRRSVEAERRYPLRWFGQAGEVLRRLGCGGDELERLLFSSSVSLHFDVWVGGRSSVWLEFRIDTRAFSPGGAGHVEKTDGGLSKALDKYVEELVSEVVHWSATYLSSAVVEGVRDALRSRLGFEGLRFVPFGRSVLVLALESASREPYARPVYLRRFVGGFYPSVLASYVYWASEGRRRLLEGLDEAGARVLDAATPLLEGRLVPGAAGNVLYRDWRGSLVEFRLSSALVGEVSGLLFPLLSAGGRSLVLVEEPEAQLHPGAQIAMALFLASLPALCGCRVVATTHSDLLAITMSQLAVQRPDRQWVVELLARVLPHVKEGVDVLAGAVAEAAVDLRIYEFTREGKVAPVRPEDVLGKEVPGISRVIDELTDWAFRLASRRE, from the coding sequence GTGGTGTTTTTTAGTTCGGGAGAGCAATTGGGATTGGGTGTGGCTATGAGGGTGTTGATGAGGGATTTGGGCCCGGTGAGGGAGGGGGAGGTGGAGCTTGGGGATGTCACGTTGTTTATGGGCCCGCCCAACACGGGGAAGAGCTACGCTCTGCGGGCTATCTATGCGAAGTTGTCGCCTCTTGACAGATACGCCGCTGGGCGTGTGGAGGGGAGGCTGTCGACTAGGATTGCGGAGTATCTAAAGCGGGGGTTCCGGGCGGAGATGTCGGCAAGCGTCCGCAGGTTGGTTTCTGGGGTGGTTGAGCTGGTTGCGACTTTGAGGTCGGGTGGACGTGAAGAAGCTCGTACCGTTTTGGGGCGGATGGGCGAGGTGGGTCTTCAAGTGGCTGAGGCCGGGGGCTCTGTTGTCGTTAGAGGTCCGCCGATGGAGTGGGCGGTGGACGTGGGTGTCTTGAGGAAGATGGCTGCGGACGCGTTTTACGGCTTTATGGCCGAGCTTGTGCCTGTGAGGGGGGTGGACGCGGTGCGGCTTGAGCCGCTCGAGCCGCTTGATGTTGTGGGTGCGCTGAGGCGCAGTGTTGAGGCGGAGCGCCGGTATCCGTTGAGGTGGTTTGGGCAGGCAGGTGAAGTACTTAGGAGGTTGGGTTGTGGGGGTGATGAGTTGGAGCGTCTGCTGTTCTCGTCCTCGGTGAGTCTTCACTTTGATGTTTGGGTGGGTGGGAGGTCGAGTGTATGGCTTGAGTTCCGCATAGATACGCGGGCTTTCTCGCCGGGGGGCGCTGGCCACGTGGAGAAAACCGATGGGGGTTTGTCCAAGGCGTTGGACAAGTATGTGGAGGAGTTGGTGTCTGAGGTTGTGCACTGGTCGGCTACCTATCTTTCTAGTGCTGTGGTGGAGGGCGTCCGCGACGCTTTGAGAAGCCGCCTTGGTTTTGAGGGGCTGCGTTTTGTTCCTTTTGGCAGAAGTGTGCTCGTCTTGGCGCTGGAGAGCGCTTCTAGGGAGCCGTATGCCAGGCCTGTGTACCTGCGTAGGTTTGTTGGGGGGTTCTATCCAAGCGTGTTGGCGAGCTATGTCTACTGGGCGAGCGAGGGGCGGAGACGTCTGTTGGAGGGGCTCGACGAGGCGGGGGCGAGGGTTCTCGACGCCGCCACGCCTTTGCTAGAGGGCAGGTTGGTGCCGGGCGCCGCCGGGAACGTGCTATATAGGGACTGGCGGGGGTCGCTTGTCGAGTTTCGACTCTCTTCTGCTCTTGTAGGCGAGGTCTCCGGCCTTCTCTTCCCCCTGCTGAGCGCGGGCGGTAGATCTCTGGTGCTTGTCGAGGAGCCCGAGGCCCAGTTGCACCCCGGGGCGCAGATAGCGATGGCGCTCTTCTTGGCCTCGCTGCCGGCTCTATGCGGGTGTAGGGTCGTGGCTACCACACACAGCGACTTGCTGGCCATCACCATGAGCCAGCTGGCGGTGCAGAGGCCGGACAGGCAGTGGGTTGTGGAGTTGCTGGCGAGGGTTCTGCCCCATGTGAAGGAGGGCGTTGACGTGTTGGCTGGGGCCGTGGCAGAGGCCGCCGTAGACTTGAGGATTTACGAATTCACCAGAGAGGGCAAGGTGGCGCCTGTGAGGCCGGAGGACGTGCTCGGCAAGGAGGTGCCTGGGATAAGCAGGGTAATCGACGAGCTCACCGATTGGGCCTTCCGCCTTGCGAGCCGCCGGGAGTGA
- the sat gene encoding sulfate adenylyltransferase, with protein MVEPHGGRLVYNVVEPERGAGLPGLEIKPTLGPDGAPIRNPYREVVSIAMGFFSPVEGFMTRNEVDSVLRERRLLSGWLFPFPLIFDVDEEDLKKAGIKEGDAVALTLKGRPFAILQVEEVYKLGDRKELADAVFGTPEKNGEVVKRRFDEKHPGWLIYRSLRQVALAGKVWLLGQPKFREPYSRFWMPPAASRKYIEERGWKIVVAHQTRNVPHVGHEMLMKAALFSAGCGRPGDAVLVNAIIGAKRPGDYVDEAILEGHEALNKAGYFHPSRHVVTMTLWDMRYGGPLESILHGIIRQNMGATHHMFGRDHASVGDYYDPYATQYLWTHGLPSYGLNEPPHLTDKGLRIRPVVLGEFAYCPTCGGYTYLGGPGELPLCGHEVERLSGSLLRGVVLEGLRPPRVVMRLEVYDVIVKWWRVYGYPFVNERYLRLKEEQLEVV; from the coding sequence GTGGTTGAACCACATGGGGGGAGGCTTGTCTATAACGTGGTTGAGCCGGAGAGGGGGGCTGGTCTGCCGGGGCTTGAGATTAAGCCGACTTTGGGGCCTGACGGCGCCCCTATTAGAAATCCCTACCGCGAGGTTGTGTCTATAGCTATGGGCTTCTTCAGCCCGGTGGAGGGCTTTATGACTAGGAACGAGGTGGATAGCGTTCTTAGGGAGAGGAGACTTCTCAGCGGCTGGCTCTTTCCCTTCCCCCTCATATTTGACGTAGATGAGGAGGATCTGAAAAAAGCCGGCATAAAAGAGGGGGATGCAGTGGCGCTTACGTTGAAGGGCAGGCCTTTCGCCATTCTACAGGTGGAGGAGGTGTATAAGCTAGGCGATAGGAAGGAGCTGGCCGACGCGGTCTTCGGCACGCCGGAGAAAAACGGGGAGGTGGTGAAGAGGAGGTTTGACGAGAAGCACCCCGGCTGGCTGATATACCGCTCCCTAAGGCAAGTGGCGCTCGCGGGGAAGGTCTGGCTACTGGGCCAGCCTAAGTTTAGAGAGCCCTACTCCCGCTTCTGGATGCCGCCCGCCGCCTCCCGCAAATACATAGAGGAGAGGGGGTGGAAGATCGTGGTTGCCCACCAGACGAGGAATGTCCCCCACGTGGGCCACGAGATGTTGATGAAGGCGGCGTTGTTCTCCGCGGGCTGTGGGAGGCCTGGCGACGCCGTGTTGGTTAACGCCATTATTGGCGCTAAGAGACCCGGCGATTATGTAGACGAGGCCATCTTGGAGGGTCACGAGGCTTTAAACAAAGCCGGCTACTTCCACCCCAGCCGCCACGTGGTGACCATGACTCTCTGGGATATGAGGTATGGGGGCCCGCTTGAGTCTATCCTCCACGGCATTATTAGGCAGAACATGGGGGCGACCCACCACATGTTTGGCCGCGACCACGCATCGGTGGGGGACTACTACGACCCCTACGCCACCCAGTACCTCTGGACGCACGGCCTCCCGAGCTACGGCTTAAACGAGCCGCCCCATTTGACAGATAAGGGGCTTAGGATTAGGCCGGTGGTGCTTGGGGAGTTTGCCTACTGTCCTACCTGCGGCGGCTATACTTACCTTGGGGGACCGGGGGAGCTTCCGCTTTGTGGCCACGAGGTGGAGCGGCTGTCGGGGAGCCTCCTAAGGGGGGTCGTGCTAGAGGGTCTGCGGCCGCCCAGGGTGGTGATGAGGCTTGAGGTATACGACGTGATAGTCAAGTGGTGGCGTGTCTACGGCTATCCGTTTGTAAACGAGAGGTATCTGAGGCTGAAGGAGGAGCAGCTGGAGGTGGTATGA
- a CDS encoding ABC transporter ATP-binding protein: MTLLKLENVVKRFGGLRAVDGVSLSLEKGEFLAVVGPNGSGKTTLLNLINGVYKPDGGRIYFEGRDITNMPPYKRARLGIARAFQVPRPFPELTVLDNVVVGAIFNGGYDKAKAREVAEEVLKYVGLYEKRDVLAGRLTFNELRLLELARALAANPKLLLLDEVMAGLNPGEIDAMTHLLKRLAEERGIAAISLVEHRMRAVAKLAHRVVVMHQGKIIAEGPPEKALSDPKVVEIYLGRPWR; encoded by the coding sequence ATGACGTTGTTAAAGTTAGAAAACGTAGTAAAGAGGTTCGGGGGGCTTCGGGCTGTAGACGGCGTCTCGCTGTCTTTAGAAAAGGGCGAGTTCCTCGCCGTGGTTGGGCCCAACGGGTCTGGGAAGACCACCCTCCTCAATTTAATCAACGGGGTCTACAAGCCAGACGGGGGCAGGATATATTTCGAAGGTAGAGACATAACAAATATGCCCCCCTATAAGAGGGCTAGGCTGGGCATCGCCAGGGCGTTTCAAGTGCCTAGGCCATTTCCAGAGCTGACAGTTCTTGACAACGTTGTCGTAGGCGCTATATTCAACGGGGGCTACGACAAGGCGAAGGCCAGGGAGGTGGCTGAAGAGGTTTTGAAGTATGTAGGTCTCTACGAGAAGAGGGATGTATTAGCCGGCAGGCTTACGTTTAACGAGCTGAGGCTTTTAGAGCTAGCTAGGGCGCTTGCCGCCAACCCAAAGCTTTTACTTCTCGACGAAGTTATGGCCGGCTTAAACCCCGGCGAGATAGACGCCATGACGCACTTACTCAAGAGACTGGCGGAGGAGAGGGGGATAGCGGCTATATCACTAGTGGAGCACAGGATGCGGGCAGTTGCTAAACTTGCCCATAGAGTCGTCGTAATGCACCAGGGCAAGATAATAGCCGAAGGGCCGCCTGAAAAAGCCCTAAGCGATCCGAAGGTAGTTGAAATATATCTGGGGAGGCCATGGCGTTGA
- a CDS encoding alkaline phosphatase family protein, with amino-acid sequence MDKLFILALDGVPYEAFIKLRDQLPNLAEIADRGSWGVMRAVDPPITVPAWASMFTGKDPGELGIYGFRHMRRHSYDTYIVTSVDLREKYVWERRGLRSVVIGLPPGYPPRQYGIWISDFLTPKGRPWTHPPQLAEEIGHYIFDIEYRTDRKEEAYRQLAEMTHARFRVAQKLLEKEWDVFVLHEIGTDRAHHLFQKYWDPQHPKYAPDSPHADKIPTYYQLVDQLAGQLIKRLPPDTQILAISDHGNQAQRGVLAINQLLREWGLVEYEEKPGEDIEKVVNWRRTKAVAWGGYYARIYINTRDRPQGTVDPEEAEDIKKELKKKLRTLKAPWGYIENQIYEPRQLYRKATGDYPDLVVYLDEVRVRPVQTIGHPDPWLPENDRGPDDSLHSFNGFYAATWGDAKKKDIHALDVAQYIEALWSA; translated from the coding sequence GTGGATAAGCTGTTCATACTAGCCCTAGACGGAGTGCCCTACGAGGCCTTTATAAAACTGAGAGACCAACTACCAAACCTCGCAGAAATTGCAGACAGAGGTAGCTGGGGCGTAATGAGGGCAGTCGACCCGCCAATCACAGTGCCGGCGTGGGCCTCCATGTTCACGGGAAAAGACCCCGGGGAACTCGGCATATACGGCTTTAGACACATGAGACGCCACTCCTACGACACGTACATAGTAACGTCGGTCGACCTAAGAGAGAAATATGTATGGGAAAGGAGGGGGCTTAGGTCAGTTGTGATAGGCCTGCCGCCGGGCTACCCGCCGAGACAATACGGCATTTGGATAAGCGACTTCCTAACCCCAAAGGGCCGCCCCTGGACACATCCACCGCAACTAGCCGAAGAAATCGGCCACTACATCTTCGACATAGAATACCGCACAGATAGAAAAGAGGAGGCCTACAGACAGCTAGCCGAGATGACCCACGCCAGGTTCAGAGTAGCCCAAAAGCTACTGGAAAAGGAGTGGGACGTCTTCGTCCTCCACGAAATAGGCACAGACAGAGCCCACCACCTCTTCCAGAAGTACTGGGACCCCCAACACCCCAAATACGCCCCAGACAGCCCCCACGCCGACAAAATACCCACGTACTACCAGCTCGTAGACCAGCTAGCCGGCCAGCTAATAAAGAGGCTACCCCCAGACACCCAGATACTAGCCATATCAGACCACGGAAACCAAGCACAACGCGGAGTCCTAGCGATAAACCAGCTACTGAGGGAGTGGGGCCTCGTAGAATACGAAGAGAAGCCAGGAGAAGACATAGAGAAGGTAGTCAACTGGCGGAGGACAAAAGCCGTGGCGTGGGGCGGCTACTACGCCAGGATATACATAAACACCAGAGACAGACCCCAGGGGACGGTGGATCCAGAAGAGGCAGAAGACATAAAGAAAGAACTAAAAAAGAAGCTAAGGACTCTCAAGGCCCCCTGGGGCTACATAGAAAACCAGATATATGAGCCGCGTCAGCTATACCGAAAAGCCACAGGCGACTACCCAGACCTGGTGGTGTACCTCGACGAGGTGCGCGTCCGGCCAGTCCAGACCATCGGACACCCAGACCCCTGGCTCCCAGAAAACGACAGGGGCCCAGACGACTCCCTACACAGCTTCAACGGCTTCTACGCAGCCACCTGGGGAGACGCCAAGAAAAAAGACATCCACGCCCTAGACGTAGCGCAATACATAGAAGCCCTATGGAGTGCCTAG
- a CDS encoding ABC transporter ATP-binding protein translates to MALTVSQLASGYGRLQVLFGISLEVPERSIVSLIGPNGAGKTTTLLSIMGVVKPWGGSVVFNGRDITKAPPYEKVEMGLALVPEGRRLFIEMTVEENLLMGAYTRRAREKMYDTLEFVYTLFPRLKERRRQKAGTMSGGEQQMLALARALMSRPKVLLIDEPSAGLAPKVVNDLFQTIRQLREDMAILLVEQNVAASLEISDYVYVLENGRIVLQGDPREVVENEHIKKAYLGV, encoded by the coding sequence ATGGCGTTGACAGTTTCCCAACTGGCGTCTGGATACGGGAGGCTACAAGTGTTGTTTGGCATAAGTCTCGAGGTGCCCGAGAGGTCTATTGTCTCTCTCATAGGTCCCAACGGCGCTGGCAAAACTACAACTCTTTTGTCAATAATGGGGGTTGTAAAGCCTTGGGGCGGTAGTGTAGTTTTTAACGGCAGAGATATAACTAAGGCGCCGCCATACGAAAAGGTGGAGATGGGGCTGGCGCTTGTGCCTGAGGGGCGGCGCTTGTTTATAGAGATGACAGTAGAGGAGAATTTACTAATGGGGGCCTACACGAGGAGGGCTAGAGAGAAGATGTACGACACGTTGGAGTTTGTATATACGCTCTTCCCAAGGCTAAAAGAGCGTAGACGTCAAAAGGCGGGCACAATGAGCGGAGGCGAACAACAGATGTTGGCCCTCGCCCGCGCGTTGATGTCTAGACCGAAGGTCCTACTTATTGACGAGCCAAGCGCCGGACTTGCGCCAAAGGTCGTAAACGACTTATTCCAAACTATAAGACAGCTGAGGGAAGATATGGCCATATTGTTAGTTGAGCAAAACGTGGCGGCATCACTAGAGATAAGCGACTATGTATATGTGCTTGAAAATGGCAGAATAGTACTCCAGGGAGACCCCAGAGAAGTTGTAGAAAATGAACATATAAAAAAGGCCTACCTAGGAGTTTAA
- a CDS encoding branched-chain amino acid ABC transporter permease, whose product MKPYLPLGIYALLAAAALLNPEYAKTIASVAFFMALGQAVNVFVGLTGYVDFGYVAFLAMGAYGLGVTIYYWPQLGLLALPVGLALGVAMAALLAAVVGAIALRLRGAYFAIATIGVNEGVKHLIIGANIWGGGAGLILGTKMFSAFGRDLALTLANVGSPLLIIATGFLAVVAMYLIQAGKSGYALAAIRQDEDAAKAMGINPTKYKLLAFTTSASLSGLLGAAYYPLGNMQVFPENVFFIEYILDGLAVMFLGGAGTVTGPIVGGLIYFYLRSIIGVYLPGYQALVTALLVFLVVVAMPRGIIGTLRIYMPPRLREWLP is encoded by the coding sequence ATGAAGCCCTACCTACCCCTCGGGATATACGCCCTGTTGGCTGCGGCGGCGCTTCTAAACCCAGAGTATGCTAAGACTATCGCCTCAGTGGCGTTTTTCATGGCGCTGGGGCAGGCGGTAAACGTCTTCGTGGGGCTGACGGGATATGTAGACTTCGGCTACGTGGCTTTTCTAGCCATGGGGGCCTACGGCCTAGGCGTCACGATCTACTATTGGCCGCAGCTGGGCCTCCTGGCGTTGCCGGTCGGCCTCGCCCTGGGGGTGGCGATGGCAGCTCTACTGGCGGCCGTCGTGGGGGCCATTGCGTTGAGGCTGAGGGGGGCCTACTTCGCCATAGCGACTATAGGCGTCAACGAGGGGGTTAAACACCTTATAATTGGGGCCAACATCTGGGGCGGCGGCGCCGGCTTGATCTTGGGCACGAAGATGTTCAGCGCCTTCGGCCGAGACCTAGCTCTAACGTTGGCCAACGTGGGGTCGCCCCTCCTCATAATAGCCACGGGGTTTTTAGCCGTCGTAGCTATGTACCTCATTCAGGCTGGGAAATCTGGATATGCCCTCGCGGCGATTAGACAAGACGAAGACGCCGCAAAGGCCATGGGCATAAACCCGACGAAGTACAAGCTCTTGGCGTTTACCACAAGCGCATCGCTGTCGGGTCTGCTAGGCGCCGCGTACTACCCCCTGGGTAATATGCAAGTATTTCCAGAGAATGTGTTCTTCATAGAATATATCCTAGACGGCCTTGCGGTGATGTTTTTAGGTGGAGCTGGCACAGTTACAGGGCCTATAGTGGGCGGCTTGATCTATTTCTACCTCAGGAGCATAATAGGCGTATATCTACCAGGCTATCAAGCCTTAGTCACTGCTCTCTTAGTCTTTCTGGTAGTTGTGGCTATGCCACGCGGTATTATAGGCACATTGAGAATATACATGCCGCCTAGATTGAGAGAGTGGTTGCCATGA
- a CDS encoding paREP15, coiled-coil protein codes for MWAVDTVAQEALRIAVDRVVEKLREGKKLSTEDIFLLYLGAIVNELGGIRGEIARLEQRIDQISQRIDALADSLSRRIDETNKRIDALSARIDDVQKTLLEIQRLLVELLKAGRA; via the coding sequence GTGTGGGCTGTGGATACTGTGGCGCAGGAGGCTCTTAGAATAGCTGTGGATAGGGTGGTGGAGAAGCTTAGGGAGGGCAAAAAGCTCTCCACGGAGGACATCTTCCTCCTATACCTCGGCGCCATAGTAAACGAGCTGGGGGGGATAAGAGGCGAGATCGCGCGGCTAGAGCAGAGGATAGACCAGATAAGCCAGAGGATTGACGCGCTGGCAGACAGCCTAAGCAGGAGAATTGATGAGACAAACAAGCGGATTGACGCACTCAGCGCCCGTATAGACGACGTGCAGAAGACTCTGCTGGAGATACAGCGCCTCTTGGTGGAGTTGTTGAAGGCGGGGCGGGCTTAG
- a CDS encoding DUF6955 family protein, whose amino-acid sequence MRYKIGLLLDERRYEAVKGLPLAEKLRSLFGGELKILELEVDEEVAKRILAEFPSARVDARGYLEDLPVAFKRALFEALVARGSPAEALAEVFRRIEEVKEAASRESDYLPPP is encoded by the coding sequence ATGAGGTATAAAATTGGGCTTCTACTGGACGAGAGGCGGTATGAGGCTGTTAAGGGCCTGCCGCTTGCAGAAAAGCTGAGATCTCTATTTGGCGGAGAGCTTAAAATCTTGGAGCTAGAAGTCGACGAGGAGGTTGCCAAGAGGATTCTCGCCGAGTTTCCATCGGCGAGGGTAGACGCCAGAGGCTACCTGGAGGATCTCCCCGTGGCTTTCAAAAGGGCGCTGTTTGAGGCTTTGGTTGCAAGAGGTTCGCCTGCGGAGGCCCTAGCCGAGGTTTTTAGACGCATCGAAGAGGTGAAGGAGGCCGCCTCGCGGGAAAGCGACTATCTCCCGCCGCCGTAA
- a CDS encoding branched-chain amino acid ABC transporter permease — protein MDIIPFFITGVIIGSIYGLTTLGLSLIFGVLRVANVAHGSFIMIGAYMAFFAFTLWKWPPLATAVLAMAVGMALGYLVYLVAIKPLKKAGELHMLVALFALGIAVAEVARLLWGPDFVGYTWRLGSIPLFGLEVEVSKLLGAILALAIAVALEFLFRKTFFGRAVRAVVQEPLGAQLVGVKVENVYAFSAALGIGITTLGGVLLTLFIPVGINPYMGGPYTLIGFVIAVMGGLGSIMGAYVAGLIFGVIESVGYYLFSLAGFAEPSQMALFTAFVVLLLLLLFRPTGLFRL, from the coding sequence ATGGATATAATCCCCTTTTTTATAACTGGTGTTATAATTGGGTCTATATATGGTCTTACTACTCTGGGACTTAGTCTTATCTTTGGCGTGTTGAGAGTGGCAAACGTCGCTCACGGCTCTTTTATTATGATTGGGGCGTACATGGCGTTCTTCGCCTTTACGCTCTGGAAGTGGCCTCCCCTCGCCACTGCGGTGTTGGCTATGGCGGTGGGCATGGCGCTTGGGTATCTAGTCTATCTCGTTGCAATTAAGCCGCTTAAGAAGGCGGGAGAGCTCCATATGTTAGTCGCCTTGTTTGCCCTTGGGATAGCCGTGGCAGAGGTGGCGAGGTTGCTCTGGGGGCCCGATTTCGTCGGCTACACGTGGCGTCTTGGCTCAATACCGCTGTTTGGGCTTGAGGTAGAGGTCAGCAAATTACTAGGCGCTATCTTGGCGTTGGCCATAGCGGTGGCCCTGGAGTTTCTATTTCGCAAGACTTTTTTTGGCAGAGCCGTCAGGGCGGTGGTGCAAGAGCCTTTGGGGGCGCAACTCGTCGGGGTAAAGGTCGAAAATGTATACGCCTTCAGCGCCGCCTTGGGGATAGGGATCACGACATTGGGCGGCGTCTTACTCACTCTCTTTATCCCAGTAGGCATAAATCCCTACATGGGCGGGCCCTACACCTTGATCGGCTTCGTAATTGCTGTAATGGGGGGCTTGGGCTCGATTATGGGCGCCTACGTGGCCGGGTTGATATTCGGCGTCATTGAGTCGGTGGGTTACTACCTCTTCTCCCTCGCCGGCTTCGCCGAGCCCTCGCAAATGGCCTTGTTCACAGCCTTCGTGGTATTGCTGTTGCTCCTCCTCTTTAGGCCCACCGGCCTCTTTAGGTTATGA